One window from the genome of Microbulbifer sp. ALW1 encodes:
- a CDS encoding diacylglycerol kinase, producing MQDEFVNKPGKTGISRLIDASEYSRQGLIATWRNEAAFRQEVSLAIFLIPAALWLGETGVERALLIGVTLLVMIVELLNSAVEAVVDRVGPEKHPLSKIAKDTGSAAVSISLLMWLTTWGCILLPRWIG from the coding sequence ATGCAAGACGAATTCGTCAACAAACCTGGTAAAACCGGCATCTCCCGACTGATCGATGCCAGCGAATATTCTCGCCAGGGTCTGATCGCCACCTGGCGCAATGAAGCGGCTTTCCGCCAGGAAGTATCCCTCGCCATTTTCCTGATTCCCGCCGCCCTGTGGCTGGGCGAAACCGGCGTGGAGCGCGCGCTGCTGATCGGCGTGACCCTACTGGTGATGATCGTCGAGCTACTCAACAGCGCCGTAGAGGCCGTGGTGGATCGCGTTGGGCCAGAGAAGCACCCGCTGTCCAAAATCGCCAAAGACACCGGCTCCGCCGCCGTGTCCATTTCCCTACTGATGTGGCTCACTACCTGGGGCTGCATCCTGCTGCCGCGCTGGATTGGCTGA
- a CDS encoding response regulator transcription factor: MKQLKILLIEDNPTLARQTGEFLEGHGWQVDFANGGQRGLQLALTEIYDLILLDLNLPDMDGIEVCRQLRQQAPVATPILMLTARDAFADKAQGFHSGADDYLCKPFDPRELALRCEALARRRELHRSDEINIGNLRISARRREATRNGQPLRLTTITFNILWELARAYPEPLSRSEISHRIWGDNPPDSDALKSHIYSLRGQLDRPFPDPMLKTISSIGFRLEQPGAN; this comes from the coding sequence GTGAAGCAACTCAAAATTCTTCTGATTGAAGACAATCCGACCCTCGCGCGTCAGACCGGTGAATTCCTGGAGGGCCACGGCTGGCAGGTGGATTTCGCCAACGGCGGGCAACGCGGCCTGCAACTCGCCCTTACCGAAATCTACGACCTGATTCTGCTGGACCTGAACCTGCCGGACATGGACGGCATCGAAGTTTGCCGCCAGCTACGCCAGCAGGCTCCCGTTGCCACACCGATTCTGATGCTCACCGCCCGCGATGCCTTTGCCGATAAAGCGCAGGGCTTTCACTCCGGCGCAGACGATTACCTTTGTAAACCCTTCGATCCACGCGAGCTGGCGCTGCGCTGCGAGGCGCTTGCACGGCGCCGGGAGCTACATCGCAGCGATGAAATCAATATCGGTAACTTGCGGATTTCCGCGCGCCGCCGCGAAGCGACAAGAAACGGGCAGCCACTAAGGCTCACCACCATCACGTTTAATATTCTGTGGGAACTGGCCCGGGCCTACCCCGAGCCACTCAGTCGCAGTGAAATCAGCCACCGCATTTGGGGGGACAACCCACCGGACAGCGATGCATTAAAATCCCACATCTACAGTCTTCGTGGTCAGCTCGACCGCCCCTTTCCCGACCCCATGCTGAAAACCATCAGCAGTATCGGTTTCCGGTTGGAGCAACCGGGTGCAAACTGA
- the folK gene encoding 2-amino-4-hydroxy-6-hydroxymethyldihydropteridine diphosphokinase yields the protein MATVYLSLGSNIDREKNLSAGLDALVEAFGDLRMSQVYESEAVGFDGDNFYNLVAAIDTELSVGELALRLRHIEDDNGRLRSGPKFSARTLDIDILTYDELTGEVDGVKLPRGEILKNAFVLLPISELAPDILHPVADKTYLQLWDEYDQDSQKLWPVAFDWPAA from the coding sequence ATGGCGACCGTTTACCTGAGCCTGGGCAGCAATATTGATCGCGAAAAAAATCTGAGCGCGGGGTTGGACGCATTGGTAGAAGCGTTCGGCGATCTGCGTATGTCACAGGTGTATGAAAGCGAAGCGGTGGGCTTCGATGGCGATAACTTCTATAACCTGGTCGCCGCCATCGATACCGAATTATCGGTTGGTGAGCTGGCATTGCGCCTGCGCCATATCGAAGACGATAACGGCCGCCTGCGCAGCGGCCCCAAGTTCAGCGCCCGCACCCTGGATATCGATATCCTGACCTACGACGAGCTCACCGGTGAAGTGGACGGGGTAAAACTGCCCCGTGGTGAGATCCTCAAGAATGCCTTTGTGCTGTTACCGATATCGGAACTGGCGCCGGATATCCTGCATCCCGTTGCAGATAAAACGTACCTGCAACTGTGGGATGAATACGATCAGGATTCGCAGAAGCTGTGGCCGGTGGCGTTTGATTGGCCCGCTGCCTGA
- a CDS encoding dienelactone hydrolase family protein: MNHTPSKLVKASAIACLAICFLALLWYTFFAIKQQPIPQDEILDSYTYQAPEDIKMTLKDIGDRNYSFSYRSFDGAVVNGQISYPSIEQESYPVVIGISAMGRSHQRWWTGSYKGRPTVTRVNEIGRSATEKGYVVVAIDARYHGMRKDPKKTLRSIMNNLHFFGDKTDYEEMVRNTVQDYRVLIDWIRTQKKLDSSNLNLVGYSMGAQIALLIGGLDAEINRVIAVAPPYLDDKTAAVAPKNLASRIVNPEVLLITASDDEFASHKENQHLYTAIASSKKEHLTFKGNHILPGNYIDALVSRL, from the coding sequence ATGAACCATACACCATCCAAATTAGTCAAAGCATCTGCTATTGCCTGCCTGGCAATCTGTTTCCTCGCTCTGCTCTGGTACACCTTTTTCGCGATAAAACAGCAACCGATACCACAGGATGAAATTTTGGACTCCTACACTTACCAGGCGCCGGAAGATATCAAAATGACGTTAAAGGACATCGGCGATAGGAATTATTCTTTTTCCTACAGGAGTTTTGACGGCGCAGTAGTTAACGGGCAAATCAGCTACCCATCGATAGAACAGGAAAGCTACCCCGTAGTGATCGGCATCTCCGCAATGGGGCGGAGCCACCAACGCTGGTGGACGGGCTCATACAAGGGACGCCCGACAGTAACCCGGGTCAACGAGATCGGGCGCAGTGCCACCGAGAAAGGTTATGTGGTAGTGGCCATCGACGCACGGTACCACGGCATGAGAAAGGACCCGAAAAAGACACTGCGCTCGATAATGAACAACCTGCATTTTTTCGGAGACAAAACCGACTATGAAGAAATGGTCCGGAATACCGTCCAGGACTACCGAGTTCTGATCGACTGGATTCGCACGCAGAAAAAGCTGGATAGCAGTAACCTGAATCTAGTGGGATACAGTATGGGCGCCCAGATCGCCCTGCTGATCGGCGGGCTAGATGCGGAGATAAACCGGGTTATCGCGGTGGCGCCACCCTACCTGGATGACAAGACGGCAGCCGTGGCACCAAAAAATCTCGCCTCACGGATCGTGAACCCCGAGGTGCTTCTGATCACAGCAAGTGATGATGAATTCGCATCACACAAAGAGAATCAGCACCTCTACACCGCGATTGCAAGCAGTAAGAAGGAACACCTCACTTTTAAAGGCAACCATATTCTTCCCGGCAATTACATCGACGCACTGGTTAGTCGACTGTAG
- a CDS encoding GatB/YqeY domain-containing protein → MSTLKETLTTATKDAMKARDKGRLATLRLINAEIKRVEVDERIELDDARILALLDKMTKQRRDSIAQYEKAGRPELAAVEQQEIDVIQEYLPEQLSEAEIQEIVTAAVKETGAVSMADMGKVMALVKPQVQGRADMGAVSKLVKAAF, encoded by the coding sequence ATGAGCACCCTCAAGGAAACCCTGACTACCGCCACCAAAGATGCCATGAAGGCCCGTGACAAAGGGCGCCTGGCCACCCTGCGGCTGATCAATGCCGAGATCAAGCGCGTGGAAGTCGACGAACGCATCGAACTGGATGATGCCCGCATCCTGGCCCTGCTGGACAAGATGACCAAGCAGCGCCGCGACTCCATCGCCCAGTACGAAAAAGCCGGTCGCCCGGAGCTGGCCGCAGTGGAACAGCAGGAAATTGACGTCATCCAGGAATACCTGCCGGAGCAATTGAGCGAAGCGGAGATCCAGGAGATCGTCACCGCGGCGGTGAAGGAGACCGGCGCGGTGAGCATGGCGGACATGGGCAAGGTGATGGCACTGGTAAAACCCCAGGTGCAGGGCCGCGCCGATATGGGCGCCGTCAGCAAGCTGGTCAAAGCGGCCTTCTAA
- the rpoD gene encoding RNA polymerase sigma factor RpoD: MTDKTQQQQTTSRIKELIARGKEQGYLTYAEVNDHLPEDISDPDQVEDIIGMINDMGIKVFEQAPDAEELLMAEGDSSADEIAAAEAAAALAAVESDVGRTTDPVRMYMREMGTVELLTREGEIAIAKRIEEGLRELMAALAYWPGAVQQIIDEYALIEKEERRIPDVIAGWLDPADEVPPGAQAGQAAQESKSDDSDDDSESDGDDDSDDDSSEEEEENVGGIDPEELAERMNNLIAAQKNADAAIQKYGRDSKEAGEAMEAVGEVFRFFKLAPRQFDPLYNAVRSILDNVREQERTVMNLCIKRARMPRKTFIKEFPGNETNDDWIPSIIKKKRDYSDALRQVAEEIQRAQRKLQQAQDKAQLDIGQIKEINRRMSIGEARSRRAKKEMVEANLRLVISIAKKYTNRGLQFLDLIQEGNIGLMKAVDKFEYRRGYKFSTYATWWIRQAITRSIADQARTIRIPVHMIETINKLNRISRQMLQEMGREPTPEELGERMEMPEDKVRKVLKIAKEPISMETPIGDDEDSHLGDFIEDQNQSSPVDTATATGLHDATRSVLAGLTAREAKVLRMRFGIDMNTDHTLEEVGKQFDVTRERIRQIEAKALRKLRHPSRSEHLRSFLDE; the protein is encoded by the coding sequence ATGACCGACAAAACCCAGCAGCAGCAGACTACTTCCCGTATCAAGGAGCTGATCGCCCGCGGTAAAGAGCAGGGCTATCTCACCTATGCGGAAGTAAATGACCACCTGCCCGAAGACATCTCCGATCCCGATCAGGTCGAAGACATCATCGGCATGATCAACGACATGGGCATCAAGGTGTTTGAACAAGCACCGGATGCCGAAGAGTTGTTGATGGCCGAAGGCGACAGCTCCGCCGATGAAATCGCCGCCGCCGAAGCCGCCGCCGCCCTCGCCGCGGTTGAGTCCGACGTTGGCCGTACCACCGACCCGGTGCGCATGTACATGCGCGAAATGGGTACCGTGGAACTGCTGACCCGCGAGGGCGAGATCGCCATCGCCAAGCGCATCGAAGAAGGCCTGCGTGAACTGATGGCTGCCCTTGCCTACTGGCCGGGTGCGGTACAGCAGATCATCGATGAATACGCGCTGATCGAAAAAGAAGAGCGCCGCATCCCCGACGTGATCGCCGGCTGGCTCGACCCCGCCGACGAAGTGCCCCCGGGCGCCCAGGCCGGCCAGGCTGCGCAGGAGTCGAAAAGCGACGATAGCGACGATGATTCAGAGTCCGACGGTGACGATGACAGCGATGACGACTCCTCCGAGGAGGAAGAAGAAAACGTCGGCGGCATCGACCCGGAAGAGCTCGCCGAGCGCATGAACAACCTGATCGCCGCGCAGAAGAATGCCGATGCCGCGATCCAGAAGTACGGCCGCGACTCCAAAGAGGCCGGTGAGGCCATGGAAGCCGTGGGCGAAGTGTTCCGCTTCTTCAAGCTGGCCCCGCGCCAATTCGACCCGTTGTACAACGCGGTGCGCAGCATTCTGGACAACGTGCGCGAGCAAGAGCGCACCGTCATGAATCTGTGTATCAAACGCGCCCGCATGCCGCGCAAAACCTTTATCAAGGAATTCCCCGGCAACGAGACCAACGATGACTGGATCCCGTCCATCATCAAGAAAAAGCGCGACTACTCCGACGCCCTGCGCCAGGTAGCGGAAGAGATCCAGCGCGCCCAGCGCAAACTGCAGCAGGCCCAGGACAAAGCCCAGCTGGACATCGGCCAGATCAAAGAGATCAACCGCCGCATGTCCATCGGTGAGGCCCGTTCCCGTCGCGCCAAGAAAGAAATGGTCGAGGCCAACCTGCGTCTGGTTATTTCTATCGCCAAGAAATACACCAACCGCGGCCTGCAGTTCCTGGACCTGATCCAGGAAGGCAACATCGGCCTGATGAAGGCCGTGGACAAGTTCGAATACCGTCGCGGCTACAAGTTCTCCACCTACGCTACCTGGTGGATTCGCCAGGCCATCACCCGCTCCATTGCCGACCAGGCGCGCACCATCCGGATTCCGGTGCATATGATTGAGACCATCAACAAGCTCAATCGCATCAGCCGCCAGATGCTGCAGGAGATGGGCCGTGAACCCACCCCGGAAGAGCTGGGTGAGCGCATGGAGATGCCGGAAGACAAGGTCCGCAAGGTACTGAAAATCGCCAAAGAGCCGATCTCCATGGAGACGCCCATCGGCGACGACGAAGACTCCCATCTGGGCGACTTCATCGAAGACCAGAACCAGTCTTCCCCGGTGGACACCGCTACCGCCACTGGCCTGCACGACGCCACCCGCTCCGTGCTCGCCGGCCTGACGGCACGGGAAGCCAAGGTACTGCGCATGCGCTTCGGTATCGACATGAACACTGACCACACCCTTGAGGAAGTGGGCAAGCAGTTCGACGTTACCCGTGAGCGTATCCGTCAGATCGAAGCCAAGGCGTTGCGCAAACTGCGCCACCCCTCGCGCTCCGAGCACCTACGCAGCTTCCTGGACGAGTAA
- the tsaD gene encoding tRNA (adenosine(37)-N6)-threonylcarbamoyltransferase complex transferase subunit TsaD: MRVLGIETSCDETGVALYDSEQGLLGHTLYSQVKLHADYGGVVPELASRDHVRKLLPLIREVMAQSNTEAADIDGVAYTAGPGLIGALMVGACAGRAIAYGWGVPAIGVHHMEGHLLAPMLEEQPPEFPFVALLVSGGHTQLVDVQGLGQYELLGESLDDAAGEAFDKAAKMLDLDYPGGPRLAALAEQGDPLRFTFPRPMTDRPGLDFSFSGLKTFTLTTVQKHALEDGLPDDQTCADIAAAFQEAVVDTLVIKCRRALKQAKRKTLVIAGGVSANKLLRQRLEARLAEDGCSVFYPRHEFCTDNGAMIAYAGCLRLQAGQRADLDIEVRPRWPLTELTGALGADTTSNK; the protein is encoded by the coding sequence GTGCGAGTACTCGGAATAGAAACATCTTGCGACGAAACCGGCGTCGCCCTGTACGACAGTGAGCAGGGGCTGCTGGGTCACACACTTTACAGCCAGGTGAAGCTGCACGCGGATTACGGCGGAGTGGTGCCGGAACTGGCCAGTCGCGATCACGTGCGCAAATTGCTGCCGCTGATCCGTGAAGTGATGGCGCAGAGCAACACCGAAGCCGCAGATATCGACGGCGTCGCCTATACCGCCGGCCCCGGTCTGATCGGCGCGCTAATGGTGGGCGCCTGTGCCGGTCGCGCCATTGCCTACGGCTGGGGAGTGCCCGCCATCGGTGTGCACCATATGGAGGGGCATTTACTGGCCCCGATGCTGGAAGAGCAGCCACCAGAGTTTCCCTTTGTGGCGCTACTGGTATCCGGTGGTCATACCCAGTTGGTGGATGTGCAGGGGCTCGGCCAGTACGAGTTGCTCGGTGAGTCTCTCGACGACGCCGCCGGTGAGGCCTTCGACAAAGCCGCCAAGATGCTCGATCTCGACTACCCCGGTGGCCCGCGCCTGGCGGCTCTGGCGGAGCAGGGCGATCCGCTGCGTTTTACCTTCCCGCGGCCGATGACCGACAGGCCCGGACTGGATTTCAGTTTCTCCGGCCTGAAGACCTTTACCCTGACTACAGTGCAGAAGCACGCTCTGGAAGACGGCCTGCCGGACGATCAGACCTGTGCCGATATTGCCGCGGCCTTTCAGGAGGCGGTGGTGGACACTCTGGTGATCAAATGCCGCCGGGCACTCAAGCAGGCCAAGCGCAAAACCCTGGTAATAGCCGGTGGTGTTTCCGCCAACAAATTGCTGCGCCAGCGCCTGGAAGCGCGATTGGCAGAGGACGGTTGCAGTGTGTTTTATCCGCGCCACGAATTCTGCACTGACAACGGCGCCATGATTGCCTATGCCGGCTGCCTGCGCCTGCAGGCAGGGCAGCGAGCTGACCTGGATATCGAGGTGCGCCCCCGCTGGCCCCTCACCGAATTGACCGGCGCCCTCGGCGCGGATACTACGTCGAACAAATAA
- the folB gene encoding dihydroneopterin aldolase has protein sequence MDIVYIRDLKVDTIIGIYDWEREVKQTVSLDLEMAFDIREAARTDNIEHTLNYKAVAKRLIAFIEGSEFLLVETMAEQAAEIVRKEFNVSWLRLRLSKPGAVRGARDVGVIIERGQKQTSEA, from the coding sequence TTGGACATCGTTTATATCCGCGATCTCAAGGTCGACACCATTATCGGGATCTACGACTGGGAGCGGGAAGTAAAGCAAACGGTCAGCCTCGATCTTGAGATGGCATTTGATATCCGTGAGGCCGCACGCACCGACAATATCGAGCACACCCTCAACTACAAGGCGGTGGCCAAGCGTCTGATCGCGTTTATCGAAGGCAGTGAATTTCTGCTGGTGGAAACCATGGCCGAGCAGGCCGCGGAAATCGTGCGCAAGGAATTCAATGTGAGCTGGCTGCGCCTGCGCCTGTCCAAACCCGGCGCCGTACGCGGTGCCCGTGACGTGGGCGTGATCATTGAGCGTGGACAAAAGCAGACCTCGGAGGCCTGA
- the rpsU gene encoding 30S ribosomal protein S21, with product MPSVRIKDNEPFDIALRRFKRSCEKAGVLSEVRRREFYEKPTSVRKRKAAAAVKRHAKKMQRENRKFQRLY from the coding sequence ATGCCCTCAGTACGCATCAAAGACAACGAACCATTTGACATCGCCCTGCGCCGTTTCAAGCGCTCCTGCGAGAAAGCCGGTGTACTTTCCGAAGTACGTCGTCGCGAGTTCTACGAGAAGCCCACTTCCGTACGCAAGCGCAAGGCTGCCGCTGCTGTTAAGCGTCACGCCAAGAAAATGCAGCGCGAAAACCGCAAGTTCCAGCGTCTCTACTGA
- a CDS encoding HAMP domain-containing sensor histidine kinase, which yields MQTEIPKGRLKRKVLTLFGGFTLLLCLIYSSIGVIAAYVIEDQLIDNLIKSEIDYIEQHFREHGELPSPRLPQFTLYTSPAETPPEFVAALGGERRRAELFVTGQEHYHLRELTPETGAILASEVGNLLTVSSQSGRLVWTLIATFLCTTALALWLAHQLITSTVRPILSLARELESQAVNTPSLALTTSNRNDEIGFLARTLERNLRELQQARQREAEFTRDVSHEFRTNLAVASNTITLCGNKGLNVSETQELGAILANMNRTVTTLLALARSESFARKTFDLRPLLESRLLARPEISLEDSFEVDLTLPATLPVTGNPHLTELLLDILLDNAIRYALQPKLTIFYSGDAIVFENPVRTTFETATLFNAGVRGESSRENSEGIGQGLYLANRILTAQQWHYAAECHNGTFSISISVFSDKTQ from the coding sequence GTGCAAACTGAAATTCCAAAGGGGAGGCTGAAACGCAAGGTTCTCACGCTCTTCGGGGGATTCACCCTGCTGCTGTGCCTGATCTATTCAAGTATTGGCGTAATCGCTGCCTATGTGATTGAAGATCAGTTGATCGACAACCTGATCAAAAGCGAGATCGACTATATCGAGCAGCATTTTCGCGAGCACGGTGAACTGCCTTCACCCAGACTACCGCAGTTCACCCTCTACACCTCGCCCGCCGAAACGCCGCCGGAGTTTGTAGCCGCACTGGGTGGTGAACGGCGTAGAGCCGAGCTATTTGTTACCGGTCAGGAGCATTACCACCTGCGAGAGCTGACACCAGAGACAGGCGCGATCCTTGCTTCAGAAGTGGGTAATCTTCTCACGGTATCCAGTCAGTCGGGCCGACTGGTCTGGACACTGATCGCTACCTTTCTTTGCACAACCGCGCTGGCACTTTGGCTTGCCCATCAACTGATTACCAGTACCGTCCGACCGATTCTCTCTCTCGCGCGAGAGTTGGAATCACAGGCGGTCAACACCCCCTCTCTGGCGCTAACGACCAGCAACCGCAATGATGAAATCGGTTTTCTCGCACGCACTCTGGAGCGGAATCTGCGCGAACTTCAGCAGGCGAGACAAAGAGAAGCGGAATTTACGCGCGATGTCAGCCACGAGTTCCGCACCAACCTTGCGGTAGCATCCAATACGATTACCCTCTGCGGGAACAAGGGCCTGAATGTCTCCGAGACCCAGGAACTGGGTGCAATACTGGCAAACATGAATCGGACGGTAACCACACTGTTGGCACTCGCGAGATCGGAGTCGTTCGCGCGCAAGACATTTGACCTTCGCCCACTGCTGGAGAGCCGCTTACTGGCACGTCCGGAAATATCCCTCGAAGACAGTTTCGAGGTAGACCTTACCCTACCCGCCACACTTCCTGTCACAGGCAACCCGCATCTCACGGAGCTGCTTCTGGATATCCTGCTGGATAATGCCATTCGCTACGCGTTGCAGCCCAAGCTCACCATCTTTTACAGCGGCGATGCCATCGTTTTTGAAAATCCGGTTCGCACTACGTTTGAAACCGCGACCTTGTTTAACGCTGGCGTTCGCGGAGAGAGCAGTAGAGAGAACAGCGAAGGGATTGGGCAGGGGCTTTACCTGGCAAACCGGATCCTCACCGCACAACAGTGGCATTACGCGGCTGAATGCCATAATGGCACTTTTTCTATTTCCATATCCGTTTTTTCTGACAAGACACAATAA
- the dnaG gene encoding DNA primase — MAGKIPQYFIDDLLARADIVPVVDSRVKLRKTGKNYSACCPFHDEKTPSFSVSPDKQFYYCFGCGASGNAVGFLMEYDRLPFPEAVEKLAASLGLEVPREQLAPGQLKRQQESQSLYQLTEKAADYYREKLKDHKVSTPAITYLKNRGLSGAVAKEFGIGLAPPGWDNLLNHLGTSSEKAEQLELAGLAIRRTDSDGNPGKNEPGKRHHYDRFRNRIMFPIRDQRGRTIAFGGRVLGDDKPKYLNSPETPIFHKGRELYGLWEARQANRELKRLIVVEGYMDVVALAQFGIRCAVATLGTACGEDHIQLAFRHTGEIVFCFDGDKAGRTAARRALESALPHMQDGRSLRFLLLPEGEDPDTLVRQIGGERFDQLIDEQGRPLEDFLFDLVGEGINIQTMDGRARLSKAAAPLLDMLPAGVYRQLMFQQLARRTGLEQDMLEEIIAAEKARAAELNRQAQPAPAPAPKPVTKPTGAPSSAGEFQAPSYGEETPPPEAYDGPPPGFEYGEQDYGHEPPEYHEDSGQPHEAPRRRSGQYRLPAERMLIALLLHHPQLATLIDDNAQYRNSNDADLQLFGEILQVLHKNPALNSNQLFGRLMNLESKDARELLPRLAMSHPIVGGQGQGMEYDPQTEFSDCLRNLELAAERQRKRGLVDQLKSNGNQLSAEQLALLAQFRRK; from the coding sequence ATGGCAGGAAAGATTCCCCAGTACTTTATCGACGACCTGTTGGCCCGTGCCGACATAGTTCCGGTCGTCGATAGCCGGGTAAAACTGCGCAAAACCGGGAAAAACTATTCCGCCTGCTGTCCATTTCACGATGAAAAAACGCCATCCTTCAGCGTAAGTCCCGACAAACAGTTCTACTACTGCTTCGGCTGCGGTGCCAGCGGCAATGCCGTTGGCTTCCTGATGGAATACGACCGCCTGCCGTTTCCGGAAGCGGTGGAAAAACTGGCCGCCAGTCTCGGGCTTGAAGTCCCCCGCGAACAGCTGGCGCCAGGGCAGCTCAAACGCCAGCAGGAAAGCCAGTCGCTTTACCAGCTGACGGAAAAAGCCGCCGACTACTACCGGGAAAAACTGAAGGACCACAAGGTCTCTACCCCCGCCATCACCTACCTGAAAAACCGTGGCCTTTCCGGCGCCGTGGCCAAGGAGTTCGGCATCGGCCTGGCGCCGCCCGGGTGGGACAATCTGCTCAACCATCTCGGCACCAGTTCCGAGAAAGCGGAACAGCTGGAACTGGCGGGCCTCGCGATCCGCCGCACCGACAGTGACGGCAATCCGGGAAAGAACGAACCGGGCAAGCGCCATCACTACGACCGCTTCCGCAACCGCATCATGTTCCCCATCCGCGATCAGCGCGGCCGCACCATTGCCTTCGGCGGAAGGGTACTGGGAGACGACAAACCCAAATACCTTAACTCCCCGGAAACCCCCATCTTCCACAAGGGCCGCGAACTCTACGGCCTGTGGGAAGCCCGCCAGGCCAACCGCGAGCTCAAGCGGCTGATCGTGGTCGAGGGTTATATGGACGTCGTGGCCCTGGCCCAGTTCGGCATCCGCTGCGCCGTCGCCACCCTCGGCACCGCCTGCGGTGAGGACCACATACAGCTGGCCTTCCGCCACACCGGGGAAATCGTATTCTGTTTCGATGGCGACAAGGCCGGCCGCACCGCCGCCCGCCGCGCTCTGGAGTCGGCCCTGCCGCACATGCAGGATGGCCGCAGCCTGCGCTTCCTGTTGCTGCCGGAAGGGGAAGACCCCGATACCCTGGTGCGCCAGATCGGCGGCGAGCGCTTCGACCAACTGATCGACGAGCAGGGCCGCCCACTGGAAGATTTCCTGTTCGATCTGGTAGGCGAAGGCATCAACATCCAGACCATGGACGGCCGCGCGCGCCTGTCCAAGGCCGCCGCTCCACTGCTCGACATGTTGCCGGCCGGCGTCTACCGCCAGCTGATGTTCCAGCAACTGGCACGACGTACCGGCCTCGAACAGGACATGCTGGAAGAGATCATCGCCGCGGAAAAAGCCCGCGCCGCAGAACTCAACCGCCAGGCCCAGCCGGCCCCAGCACCCGCGCCGAAACCTGTGACAAAACCCACTGGGGCGCCAAGCAGCGCGGGAGAATTCCAGGCCCCCAGCTATGGCGAGGAAACACCGCCCCCAGAAGCCTACGATGGCCCACCGCCAGGTTTTGAATACGGTGAACAAGACTACGGCCACGAGCCACCGGAATACCACGAAGACAGCGGGCAGCCCCACGAAGCACCGCGCCGGCGCAGCGGCCAGTACCGCCTGCCCGCCGAGCGCATGCTGATCGCGCTGCTGCTGCACCACCCTCAGCTGGCAACGCTGATCGACGACAACGCGCAATATCGCAACAGTAACGACGCCGATTTACAGCTGTTCGGCGAAATTCTTCAGGTTCTGCATAAAAACCCGGCCCTTAACAGCAACCAGCTGTTCGGCCGCCTGATGAACCTGGAAAGCAAAGATGCCCGCGAGCTGCTGCCGCGCCTGGCCATGAGCCACCCCATCGTGGGCGGGCAGGGTCAGGGGATGGAATACGACCCCCAGACCGAATTCAGCGACTGCCTGCGCAACCTGGAGCTGGCGGCGGAAAGACAGCGCAAACGGGGACTGGTGGATCAGCTGAAGAGCAACGGCAATCAGCTCAGTGCGGAACAGCTGGCGTTGCTGGCACAATTTCGCCGCAAATAG